One window of Catharus ustulatus isolate bCatUst1 chromosome 3, bCatUst1.pri.v2, whole genome shotgun sequence genomic DNA carries:
- the TOMM20 gene encoding mitochondrial import receptor subunit TOM20 homolog, which yields MMVGRTSAIAAGLCGALFIGYCIYFDRKRRSDPNFKNRLRERRRKQKLAKERAGLSKLPDLKDAEAVQKFFLEEIQLGEELLAQGEYEKGVDHLTNAIAVCGQPQQLLQVLQQTLPPPVFQMLLTKLPTISQRIVNAQCLAEDDVE from the exons ATGATGGTGGGCAGGACCAGCGCCATCGCCGCGGGGCTCTGCGGGGCGCTCTTCATCGGATACTGCATCTACTTCGACCGCAAGAGGCGGAGCGACCCCAATTTCAAGAACCGGCTGCGGGAGC GAAGGAGGAAACAGAAGCTTGCCAAAGAGAGAGCAGGACTTTCCAAG TTGCCTGATCTGAAGGATGCCGAAGCAGTTCAGAAGTTTTTCCTTGAGGAGATTCAGCTTGGAGAGGAATTACTAGCTCAAg GTGAATATGAAAAAGGTGTTGATCACTTGACCAATGCCATTGCTGTGTGTGGGCAGCCGCAGCAGTTACTACAAGTTCTACAGCAGACTCTTCCACCACCAGTGTTTCAAATGCTTCTAACTAAGCTCCCTACAATAAGCCAG AGAATTGTAAATGCACAGTGCTTGGCTGAAGATGATGTTGAATGA
- the RBM34 gene encoding RNA-binding protein 34, producing the protein MRARRGGAGPRLPAAAQAREEPCVLGREEQYVLGQVSGSLGAAAAPAAPLARLFRAAAPPVLVPVPGGNKKRKRAEGEKVSEDKNLSVIQESPVKAKKARKKERSEAEKKLSERENALEQADEEEDQKLFQNKVKQKKKASQAITKSVVNSKQQKRKWVADEGADRRTVFVGNLPVSCTVKVLKSLFTKYGQIQSIRFRSLIPADDTVSKKVAAIKHKMHPNAKFINAYVVFKEESDAQKALEENGTEIASGFHIRVDTASKTSLHDNKRSVFLGNLSYDIRDDAVREHFHVCGDIVGVRVVRDRRTGLGKGFGYVLFENTDAVHLALKLNNSVLMGRKIRVQRIADKKKAQKSPDQARAPKDRDDKKKKKEKSCSNDSFIGEKANPLKKSTKPKRLKTTRSKAGKNKQFFGKNQSSKNAK; encoded by the exons ATGCGGGCCCgccggggcggcgcggggccgcggctgccggcGGCGGCCCAGGCCCGGGAGGAGCCCTGCGTGCTGGGGCGGGAGGAGCAGTACGTGCTGGGACAGGTGTCCGGCAGCCTCGGGGCGGCCgcagcgcccgccgcgcccCTCGCCCGGCTGTtccgcgccgccgccccgccggtGCTGGTGCCTGTGCCGGGG ggaaataagAAAAGGAAGCGTGCAGAAGGGGAGAAAGTGTCAGAAGACAAGAACTTATCCGTCATACAAGAATCTCCGGTAAAAGCAAAGAAGGCCCGAAAAAAGGAACGttcagaagcagagaaaaaactGTCAGAGAG AGAGAATGCTTTGGAGCAGGCAGATGAAGAGGAGGACCAGAAATTGTTTCAAAACAAagtgaagcaaaagaaaaaggcttCTCAGGCTATCACCAAAAGTGTTGTTAAttcaaaacagcaaaagagaaaatgggtGGCTGATGAAGGAGCAGACAGAAGAACGGTGTTTGTTGGAAACTTGCCTGTCAGCTGTACTGTTAAG GTACTGAAATCTCTTTTTACGAAGTATGGACAAATCCAGTCCATTCGCTTCCGGTCCCTG ATTCCAGCAGATGATACTGTATCCAAAAAGGTAGCAGCAATCAA GCATAAGATGCACCCGAATGCAAAGTTCATCAATGCTTACGTAGTCTTCAAGGAAGAAAGTGATGCCCAGAAGGCTCTGGAGGA GAATGGAACAGAAATCGCTAGTGGATTTCACATTAGAGTTGACACTGCATCTAAAACCAGTTTG CATGATAATAAACGATCTGTATTCTTGGGAAATCTTTCATATG ACATCCGCGATGACGCCGTGCGGGAGCACTTCCATGTCTGCGGAGACATCGTGGGAGTGCGAGTGGTGAGAGACAGGAGGACGGGCTTGGGGAAGGGCTTCGGCTACGTCCTCTTTGAG AACACAGATGCTGTACATCTTGCTCTGAAACTCAACAACTCTGTTCTGATGGGAAGAAAGATACGAGTGCAGCGCATAGCAGACaagaagaaagcacagaaaagtcCAGACCAGGCTCGTGCTCCCAAGGACAGAGATgataagaagaagaaaaaagaaaagagctgcTCTAATGACTCTTTCATTGGTGAAAAAGCAAACCCATTAAAGAAGAGCACCAAACCAAAAAGACTAAAAACTACTAGGAGTAAagctgggaaaaacaaacagttCTTTGGTAAAAATCAATCCAGTAAAAATGCTAAGTAG